From one Sardina pilchardus chromosome 6, fSarPil1.1, whole genome shotgun sequence genomic stretch:
- the LOC134082412 gene encoding S-phase kinase-associated protein 1-like has protein sequence MPTIKLQSSDGEMFEVDVDIAKQSVTIKTMLEDLGMDDEGDDDPVPLPNVNAAILKKVIQWCTHHKDDPPPPEDDENREKRTDDIPVWDQEFLKVDQGTLFELILAANYLDIKGLLDVTCKTVANMIKGKTPEEIRKTFNIKNDFTEEEEAQVRKENQWCEEK, from the exons ATGCCGACCATAAAATTGCAAAGTTCTGATGGGGAGATGTTTGAGGTTGATGTTGATATTGCTAAGCAGTCAGTAACCATCAAGACTATGCTCGAAGATTTAGGAATGGATGATGAGGGCGACGATGATCCAGTTCCTTTGCCTAACGTCAATGCAGCCATACTCAAAAAG GTCATCCAGTGGTGCACACACCACAAAGACGACCCTCCTCCCCCTGAGGATGATGAGAACCGGGAGAAGAGAACAGATGACATCCCAGTGTGGGATCAGGAGTTCCTTAAGGTTGACCAGGGCACACTCTTTGAACTGATTCTGGCCGCAAACTATTTGGATATAAAAGGACTGTTGGATGTGACCTGCAAGACGGTCGCTAACATGATCAAAGGCAAGACCCCAGAGGAGATCAGGAAGACCTTTAACATCAAGAATGActtcacagaggaggaggaggcccaaGTGCGCAAGGAGAACCAGTGGTGTGAGGAGAAGTGA